Sequence from the Pseudophaeobacter arcticus DSM 23566 genome:
GCGAGATGAAAGAGCGGGTTGGCGGCATGTTGGGTCAACCAGCCGAGGGCATGCCCTGGCTTGGCACCTTTCACTCGGTCTGCGTCAAGCTGCTGCGCCGTCATGCGGAACTGATTTGCGGTGAGGCTGGGGTCGGCTCTGATGCGGTCATTGATGATGCCAGAGACTCGGAGTCCCCGAACCCCTATGAGGATTTGGGTCCATCGGCGGCTCGGAGACGGCATAACACCCTGCATCTAAAGTCAAACTTCACCATTCTGGATACGGATGATCAGATCCGCTTGCTCAAACAGCTGATCCGCGCCGCAGGGATTGATGAAAAGCGCTGGCCGCCACGGATGCTGGCGGGGATCATTGACGACTGGAAAAACCGGGCGCTGACACCGGAAAAGCTGCCCGCCTCAGAAGCTGGTGCTTATAACCATCGCGGGCCAGAGCTGTACGCCCAGTATCAGCGCCGCCTGCTGGAGCTGAACGCGGTGGATTTTGGCGATCTGCTGCTGCATGTGGTGACGATCTTTCAAACCCACAGTGATATTCTGGCGCAGTATCAGCGCTGGTTCCGCTACATCATGGTGGACGAATACCAGGATACCAATATCGCGCAGTATATGTGGCTGCGGCTGCTTGCGGGCGGGCACAAGAATATCTGCTGTGTCGGCGATGACGATCAGTCGATCTATGGCTGGCGCGGCGCCGAGGTGGGCAATATCCTGCGCTTTGAAAAAGACTTCCCCGGCGCCAAGGTGGTCCGGCTGGAGCAGAACTATCGCTCGACCGAGCATATTCTGGCAGCAGCTTCCGGTGTGATCAGTGCCAATGCGGGCCGTTTGGGCAAGGAGCTGTGGACCGCCGCCAAGGGTGGCGAAAAGGTCCGGCTGATTGGCCATTGGGACGGCGAAGAAGAGGCGCGCTGGATTGGCGAAGAGATCGAGGCGACCCAGCGCGGCACCCGGGGGCAGCGCCCTATCGGATTGAATAGTATGGCTATTCTGGTGCGGGCCTCGCATCAGATGCGCGCCTTTGAGGACCGGTTCCTGACCATTGGATTGCCCTACCGCGTCATCGGTGGGCCACGGTTTTACGAACGGCTCGAAATCCGCGATGCCATGGGCTATTTCCGGATGGTGACCTCGGCGGATGATGATCTGGCCTTTGAGCGGATTGTGAATACCCCCAAACGTGGGCTGGGCGACAAGGCGCAGCAAACCATCCAGAGCTTTGCCCGTGAAAACGGGGTGTCCCTGGTGGAAGGCGCGCGCCGCGCGGTTGAGTCGGGGGCGATCAAGGGTAAAGGTGGTGCCGCTCTGCGCCGTCTGGTCGAGGATCTGGCCCGTTGGGGGCGGATGACCGGAGACGCGGATATCTCTCATATGGAACTGGCGGAAATCGTGCTGGACGAGAGCGGCTATACCGGCATGTGGCAGGCGGACAAAAACCCCGACAGCCCGGGACGGCTTGAAAACCTCAAGGAACTGGTCAAGGCGCTGGAGAATTTTGAAAACCTGCAGGGCTTTTTGGAGCATGTCAGCCTGGTCATGGACAATGACAAGCAGGATTCGGACGAGAAAGTCTCGATCATGACGCTGCATGCCGCCAAGGGGTTGGAGTTCCCGGCGGTGTTTCTGCCCGGCTGGGAGGATGGGTTGTTCCCCTCGCAGCGGTCGATGGATGAAAGCGGCCTCAAAGGTTTGGAAGAAGAACGCCGTCTCGCTTATGTGGGCATCACCCGCGCCGAGGAAGTCTGCACCATTTCCTTTGCAGGCAACCGGCGGGTCTTTGGCCAATGGCAATCGCAGCTGCCGTCGCGGTTTGTCGATGAATTGCCCGAGGAACATGTGGAGGTACTGACGCCACCTGGGCTTTATGGCGGTGGCTATGGGGCTGCGGCCAGCAGCGCTGAGCCCGTGCGCTCGACCATTGACGCCAAGGTGGCCCAGGCTGACGGTTACAACTCCCCGGGTTGGAAGCGTATGCAGGCGCGGGCAAGCCAGCGGGGCAGCTCACAGTCAAAAGAGGCGCGCGGCCAGATTATTGACCTGACGGCCAGCTCCAGTTTCACCCTTGGAGAACGGGTGTTTCATCAGAAATTTGGCTATGGAGCGATTGCAGGCATCGAAGGGGATAAGCTGGAAGTGGATTTTGAAAAGGCGGGGACCAAAAAGGTGGTTGCGCGCTTTATTTCTACCAGTGGGGCGGGCGCTGAGCCTGCTCAGGATGATGTTCCGTTTTAGAGCTTTTGCTGATCTGAAAGATCAGGTGTCGGATCGCACAGCGATCCGACGGGGGGGGGGGGCGCCGAGACAGTTTCACTGTCTCGGCGCCCCCGCCCACCCTTGCCAATGATTTGCCCAACACTGCTGGCCTCTGTTGTGGCTGCTGTCCTTTGCTGGCGCGTGATTATCCCTGCCCCCTGAACGCTGACCTCTGGGTCCTGCACCTTGCCGCTTGCCAACAGGGGAGTCCGCCGGGGGAGTCCGCCGAGGTTTCAGCATGGGGCAACTGCCTGCAGGCTCAATGCCACGGGCCTCTGCGACATAAGCGGCGCGCTACAGCGGGATAGGTTGGGTGATTGCAGCCTTGTGGGTGATCATTCGCAGACTGAACAGCGCGCCTGTTGGGGGACCTGGGGGGGGAACTGGGCTGCCCGTTGTCTATCGAGATCCGGGGTCGTCTTGGGGTGTGACGCACAAAAAACGGCGGCGCCCAGGGAGGAGGAGAGGGCACCGCCGTTCATGACAACATCAGGACCAAGGGAGGAGGAGATCCAGATGCATTCTGTTCCGGGGTTAGCCGGTATTAGGTGCGGTGACATCAGGGAGGAGGAGGATGTCACCGCGTAGGACAGGCCCTTTAGGGAGGAGGAGAAAAGAGCCTGATCTCTATTAGTTGTTTTCGTAGGCCGCCTGATAGGCGAGACGTTTGATCATCGAGCGGTGCAGGCCCAGATCTGCCAGGTCGCGACCCGAAAGCTCGGAGAGCTCATTGTAGGTCTGGCGGTACAGGCGGTAACGAGCGAATTTTGTGCTCAGCTCGTCGATCCAGGCTGTTGGTAGAGTCGAGAATACAGACTTGGATGTTGCGATTTGGTTTACAGCGGCCATCAGGTCTATCCTCAGATTTTATCTATTTCGTTGTGCCGTTACCGGCGTTTCTTGAAATCAAAATAGTTAAATGCTGCAGGTGCACAATCCCTAAAGAGGACATTTCTGCTATGCAGCATTTGCATAGGTCTATTGTTACCCTTTTGTAAACAGGCTGTTTTTTGGGCATATTTGTCCAAATCTGCATTCCGTTAGGGCAGCCGTGTGTTTTCCGACGATAGCTTTTCCTTGCGCAATGGCCGCGCTCGGCACAAGGTGCGGCCTGCATCGCAAGAGAGCTCAAACAAGGGGTGATCCCCAAGATGGGGCACAGGAAGGGACGGACATGTCAGTGACGCATAAACGAGTCGAGGAGGCGCTGGAGCGCTTGGCCCTGCCAGACGGTGGCACCTTGATCTCGCGGGATATGATACGTGCGCTGACCCTTCAGGCGGGCGAGGGCGTGAATGGGCTGGCGAAGGTCAGTTTTGTCATTGAGGCCCCGAGCCCGGCAATCGCGCAGCATATGGAGCCTTTGCGCCGCGCAGCCGAAGCGGCGGTACTGGCACTGGATGGCGTGGGGTCCGTGTCTGTGGCGCTGACGGCCCATGGTCCTGCGGCAAGACAGGCGGCAAAACCGGCGGCGACACCGGGCGCGACACCGGGCGCGACACTGTCGGCCCCAAGCCTGAAAATTGGTGGCCATCCAAAACCACAGGCCACTCCGATCAAGCCTAAGGGGGTTTCCCGTATACTGGCTGTGGCCTCTGGCAAGGGCGGCGTGGGCAAATCCACCGTCAGTGCCAATCTTGCAGTGGCCCTGGCCCGTCAGGGGCGGCGCGTTGGCTTGTTGGATGCGGATATATATGGTCCGAGCCAACCTCGCATGATGGGGGTTTCTGGTCGTCCGGCCAGCCCGGATGGCACCGTGATCGAACCGCTCAGGGCCCATGGTGTGACCATCATGTCTATTGGATTTATGGTGCCAGAGGATAAGGCCGTGGTTTGGCGTGGCCCCATGTTGATGGGGGCGCTGCAGCAGATGCTGGGGCAGGTGAACTGGGGGGAGTTGGATGTGCTGATCGTGGACTTGCCCCCGGGGACCGGAGATGTGCAACTGACGCTCTGCACCAAAAGCGAGCTGAGCGGCGCCATTGTTGTCAGTACGCCACAGGATGTCGCCCTGATCGACGCCCGCAAGGCGCTGGATATGTTCAAGACGCTGAAGACGCCGGTCCTGGGTCTGATCGAGAACATGTCCTTCTTTACCTGCCCGGATTGCGGCGGGGTGCATCATATCTTTGGCCATGGCGGTGTCGCCAGTGAGGCAAAGTCCCTGGGCCTGCCGTTGTTGGGAGCCTTGCCTATTGATCTTGAGACCCGCCTGGCAGGGGATGCGGGCACGCCGGTTGCCCTGGGCGAGGGGCCTGTATCTGAGGCCTACGCCCAGATTGCCAGGGGGCTTGTCGCGGGTGGAATGGCCTAGGCGGGTTTTGTTGCCTTTGACTTGAGACCCATGATTTGCGGCCCA
This genomic interval carries:
- a CDS encoding DUF1127 domain-containing protein; amino-acid sequence: MAAVNQIATSKSVFSTLPTAWIDELSTKFARYRLYRQTYNELSELSGRDLADLGLHRSMIKRLAYQAAYENN
- a CDS encoding ATP-dependent helicase gives rise to the protein MSTFDEMDAFDGASLSSRAMAARPTPYLDGLNPAQREAVECLHGPVLMLAGAGTGKTKALTARIVHLLNTGSARTNEILAVTFTNKAAREMKERVGGMLGQPAEGMPWLGTFHSVCVKLLRRHAELICGEAGVGSDAVIDDARDSESPNPYEDLGPSAARRRHNTLHLKSNFTILDTDDQIRLLKQLIRAAGIDEKRWPPRMLAGIIDDWKNRALTPEKLPASEAGAYNHRGPELYAQYQRRLLELNAVDFGDLLLHVVTIFQTHSDILAQYQRWFRYIMVDEYQDTNIAQYMWLRLLAGGHKNICCVGDDDQSIYGWRGAEVGNILRFEKDFPGAKVVRLEQNYRSTEHILAAASGVISANAGRLGKELWTAAKGGEKVRLIGHWDGEEEARWIGEEIEATQRGTRGQRPIGLNSMAILVRASHQMRAFEDRFLTIGLPYRVIGGPRFYERLEIRDAMGYFRMVTSADDDLAFERIVNTPKRGLGDKAQQTIQSFARENGVSLVEGARRAVESGAIKGKGGAALRRLVEDLARWGRMTGDADISHMELAEIVLDESGYTGMWQADKNPDSPGRLENLKELVKALENFENLQGFLEHVSLVMDNDKQDSDEKVSIMTLHAAKGLEFPAVFLPGWEDGLFPSQRSMDESGLKGLEEERRLAYVGITRAEEVCTISFAGNRRVFGQWQSQLPSRFVDELPEEHVEVLTPPGLYGGGYGAAASSAEPVRSTIDAKVAQADGYNSPGWKRMQARASQRGSSQSKEARGQIIDLTASSSFTLGERVFHQKFGYGAIAGIEGDKLEVDFEKAGTKKVVARFISTSGAGAEPAQDDVPF
- a CDS encoding Mrp/NBP35 family ATP-binding protein, with the protein product MSVTHKRVEEALERLALPDGGTLISRDMIRALTLQAGEGVNGLAKVSFVIEAPSPAIAQHMEPLRRAAEAAVLALDGVGSVSVALTAHGPAARQAAKPAATPGATPGATLSAPSLKIGGHPKPQATPIKPKGVSRILAVASGKGGVGKSTVSANLAVALARQGRRVGLLDADIYGPSQPRMMGVSGRPASPDGTVIEPLRAHGVTIMSIGFMVPEDKAVVWRGPMLMGALQQMLGQVNWGELDVLIVDLPPGTGDVQLTLCTKSELSGAIVVSTPQDVALIDARKALDMFKTLKTPVLGLIENMSFFTCPDCGGVHHIFGHGGVASEAKSLGLPLLGALPIDLETRLAGDAGTPVALGEGPVSEAYAQIARGLVAGGMA